In Scatophagus argus isolate fScaArg1 chromosome 18, fScaArg1.pri, whole genome shotgun sequence, the DNA window AACTCCGCCTTGTGAAATACAACTGAGGCAGGCCGCGATATTgcctgaataaaataaatgtgacgTTAACGAAGTGCAAAGTGGTCAGCAGAACCAGAGTCGGCACATTCGGAAATTACAGCAGATCTGCAACCAGCATTCTTGTGTCTGAACCGGTTTTAGATCAGTTATGCTTGatgacatttctgtcatttatttacaatttatCTCATTTTACTAACTGACAAAACgggaaaaatatataaaagtggAAAAGTTCTTCTAATCGTTACaggtgacatttttcttttatcaagTGGAACAATTTTATAATCTCTACGATTAtgcatatcatatcatattcaCAGATTATGTGCTAATACGCATGCGCAAAACTTGACCAGGCTGGGCTTTAATGTTTTGATGACATGGGCAGTCACTTTATCAAAAATGTTGAGATTGTTTAATATATCTCATCAAATCAACCTTTTCTGAAAGACCGAGAGTGCCCAAATGTGTGAGATTCATAGCCCGAAACGAGGCGACCATATTTATGGAACGTGATTAAGCGAAGACGGAAGAAGCTCGCAGTGAATGTGAATGCTCTCGCTTTCTTGAGCTGTTGGACTTTCCGTCGCGAGCTCAGCAGAATCGCCTGCCTGCTCTCACGAGGGGAGCCAGCCCAGTCTTGTCAGCGCGCGGCTGTGTGGTGGAAGATGGCGCTAGCCGAATGGAAATCCTAATGACAGTCTCCAAATTTGCCTCTTTTTGTACCATGGTGAGTGCACGGCAGTCTTATACCGACATTAGTTAGTCTTATGTGTGATAAGGAAACCGTGGCTGCACTGTTACTGGCTTTTCAATGGTgtaatttataaataaaagcagttaaTTCTCTGTCTGCGCTAGCCAAGCAGTTTCCGACCATAGCAAAGCAGGCAGCCACCCACTGCCTGCTCAGCGTTGGTCTTTTTGCTAGCGGCTGTAGATGGTCACTCTTTAGTGTTGGCTTACCGTAAACTCACAGCCTGGCGACTTATGTAATCAATATTTATCACGGCTTCTTTGAGCACAGTGGCAGCGCACCTGCCGCAGCTGCAGTTCTCAGCTAACGCGCTAACGTGAGAGTAACTGAAGCTAAACCACTGTTAGAGCTTACAAACAACTAGAACACAGCTGCATAATGGGTGACTTCAGACAGAcgggtggagggggtggggggctaaTTTGGCGTGTTGGCCTTTGACAAACTAACGCTACCAGATTTTATTAACGCAGGGTATGAcgacatgttttttttattagctgCGCCGTTGGGGACCCATTCCAGGTGCATATCCACTCTGCACAGTTTGTTGAGGTCTACATACTGCATCGTACAATACTGACCCTTAGACAGTCGTAATAGAGGGGTGATCGTTTTCCAAAACGGTCAACGCGTCACTTCAAAATCATCTGCGCCTCGGGAAGTTTTGGTTTCTGACACATAATTCTGCCAAGACAGACGTGTTTTGCATCTAAAAGCTTTTAGGGGTGAGTGTAAGCAGTCTCTAGGGACGGCCTGTCTTTACTGCCGTGTAGAAGCGTTGCATACAGAATGGAGAAATGTGAGGGGAAAAAGTCCAGTCTTGgagggtttcttttttttttttttttttaaatcccagcAACAAGTTGCCTTGAAAATGCAAAGCTGTTGCGATTTAATGTggtattgttgtgtttttgttatttttatgtcatgttttgccaaaatgtttttttggctCTGTGCATTTGCAGGGCGCCAATGCCTCTGCACTGGAGAAAGAGATTGGATCTGAACAGTTTCCGGTCAATGAGCACTACTTTGGCCTGGTCAATGTAAGTGAATGATACAGCGCTCAGATTCTTTGTTTTGTATACATCTCCACTTGACACTGACTCTGCTTTATGCCATATGTTATTTTAGTTCGGGAACACCTGCTACTGCAACTCGGTGCTGCAGGCTCTATATTTCTGCCGACCGTTTCGGGAGAAGATTTTGGCATACCGGAGTCAGCCTCGGCGGAAGGAGAACCTGCTCACCTGCTTGGCTGACCTCTTCCACAGTATCGCCAACCAGAAGAGGAAAGTGGGTGTCATACCACCCAAGAAGTTCATCACACGACTACGCAAGGAGAATGGTGAGGGGAATCTGAAAAGGGGACAAGAAAAACTCTTCATTTCAACATCTGTTTTTCAAATTCTTTATTCTTGTTTCACCTCTAAATGCGGtctctttttactttcttccTCAGAGCTGTTTGACAACTACATGCAGCAGGATGCCCACGAGTTCCTGAACTACCTGCTCAACACCATCGCAGACCTACttcaggaggagaggaagcaggagaagaCCAATGGCCGCCTTGCCAACGGCACATTGGACTGtcagaacaacaacagtaacGCCACACCCGCTCCCACCTGGGTCCATGAGATCTTCCAAGGCACTCTGACCAATGAGACGCGCTGCCTCACCTGCGAAACAGTAAGATGCCTCACTGCTAATTTCCTACAAGGAGAAAGTTCATGTGTCCTAGACCAGATGCCTTCTGTCATGTGTGATCAGAGTCTTGTTTAAACAAGTTTTCATTCAAGGCAAGCAGCGATTACCGGGTTTAGTAAATTGGCATGGATGAAGCTTCTTGGCACGAGGGTAAAGAACAGCTtaggttgtgtctgtgtgtgtgagcaaacaATGTCTTAGATGAATACTAGCATACAGAAGGGCTTCTATTGCCACATGGACACAGCCCTTATAgcaataacatttttcattagtATGCTCAAACTGATCAGATGGACACATCTGTCCAGTCTTGGGGTTTTCTGCTTTTAACTTACTTTGGTGTACTTTTCCCCCTCTTCAGATAAGCAGTAAAGATGAGGACTTTCTGGACCTTTCTGTGGACGTAGAACAGAATACCTCCATCACGCACTGCCTCAGGTAAGTCAGAGCTGCGCTGTGCGCTGAGGAAGCAGGATTAGTTGTCAGCTGGCATAAAATTAATCAGAAAAGGTGCAAAACACCCAGCTTCTCAAAATTGACgatttgctgctgttctttttCTAACATAGTAAACCAattttctttgggttttgagCTGTTGGTTAGACCGGGGCAAAAAACTCCAATGGTaacattttttatcatttttggaCAGGAAAAGAAGCTGCAATCTGTGGTTATAGTTGTaaggcatttatttattttgttaaaaagatGGCATTCAATGCTCTTATCGAGTGATGTTTGTATGAAGTTGCTATGACTACGCAAGGAGAGCATAATGAAAAATACACCGTGTGTTGTGTCCTTGAAAAAACTACATGAGGAGAATGTgcgttgttttttttaaacgaAATCGTTTGTATACATGTACTACAGATTGTATATTGACTAAATCTCTTTCTGGTTGCTATTCTCAGAGGTTTCAGTAATACAGAGACACTCTGCAGTGAGTACAAATACTACTGTGAAGAATGTAGAAGCAAGCAGGAGGCACACAAGAGGTCAGTGCACGACTTCATTCTTAATGAGTGCTTTTTAggtgcatgtatttgtgtgtgtggctgagtaTGTGAAAATAGTGTCTGACTGTAATGTTTGTGATGTAGGATGCGCGTAAAGAAACTGCCAATGATCTTGGCTTTGCACCTAAAGCGCTTTAAGTACATGGAGCAGCTGCAGCGCTACACCAAGTTGTCCTATCGCGTCGTCTTCCCCCTGGAGCTCCGCCTCTTCAACACCTCCGGGGACGCCACCAATCCTGAAAGGCTCTACGACCTGGTCGCCGTggtggtgcattgtgggaggtGTGTAGGTGCAAATAACACAGCCAGAATCTTAACACCTTGCTGCTGTTGGCACAGCAACCAGAAGCTAATCATTGTTCCAATAATATAATGCATTTGAACCTGTTGACCCTGGAATAAAGGTACAGTGGAGTCTAAATCACATCtaacaggagaaaacacagaccCTCGGCCATCATCGTTTATTTGTGCTGTACTTTTTCTCAGCGCCAGCTTTGACCGAGTGTGAGTAGGagttcctctgtctgtgtctgtacgAGGTGCTTTCCACACAGTGCATGCTGAAACAGATTCTGGCCCTTCATAACtttgaatataaataatttatcaaaGAAAGTagatttaaaaagttaaaggTGTGTGTAGGTGAGTCAGAAGTCCTGAAGCTGGAAAAGATCTTCGAGCTTAGCTCCATTTTCACCTCCCTCGTGCCACAGTTATTTTCAGAGCAGGGAGATGCATCACGAAACTCATGACAGGATTTTAGGCTGTATGTCATGTAGGATTTCAGTTATCAAAAAGTCATAATAGTTCCACAGTCACACGGTATACTGAATACTGCTTAGGTTGGATTAGATTAGGAAATGTCTCCCTTTTATGGTCAACCTTTGCACGTAACAAGACTGTCTGTACCCTAACGCAAGCTTTGTGATATTTTCAGAATACAAAATGCACCCAGGATAATGTAAAATGAGCAAATTggtattaaaaagaaatcaccACAATAGTAATTTAgtttaaggaaaaacaaagtttttgaGAAGTCACCAGCCATGCTTATTTTACTTGGTGTTACACATGTGTACGAAAAGGCTTGCCATGTGGTGACTGTAAATACAACGTCCCGGCTGAGGAACTCTTGTTTGTCACTCTAACACCCCCCCCGCCCCTGTTTCCTGTTTATGGCCACTGCaaccctaaaaaaaaaaacaaaacactacaaCTAAATAGAGCTGATGATGCTGTTTCATGTAAAGCACAGATTAAGAAGTACAGTAGTGAGGGTGAAGCTCAGGTAAAAACTAAACCTGGACGTCTTGAAGGCTGTTTCTGTCTGGGGAGCAGTTTTACAAATGCGAAGACATGCAGCTGCCTTTTGAAGTGTTGGTAGTGAAGGTAAGCGGTGCCTGTTGTTCTCTCACCACAGTAATTGTTGGTTACTGCCTGCAAGCTGCAATGGAAGAGAAATCCTAAAATCCTTTTAGAAACATGATTAACTGAAGTGAGCACAGTACAGAGTAAGCTCATGTTGAACattcacaccttttttttttgtttgttttgtctcagccTTACACATTTCTAATTACTTTCAATTGCACAAGCATATTAACCACAGCTGCGCGGATGTTTGTCTCGTTAAACGCCCTCTACAACCCACTCAGGAGTTTGTGGTCTTCCGTGAAGTCCCCAAACTTCATGAGCAAATATAAATGTTAAAGGTGTAATGTAACAACACTGATATTGAGATATTTACACACCCACGCAGTCCTGTGAGGGAGTCTGATAAGGAAATATAAGTGAAAATACCTGTATGGGTGGGCCATGGGTGTGTAGGTCCGATCTTGGAGACTGACGTTTACTCTGTAGCGCTAATGCAGTGTGCTGTGTCTTTCCAGTGGTCCAAACAGGGGTCACTACATTGCCATTGTGAAAAGCCACGACTTCTGGTTGCTGTTTGATGATGACATCGTGGAGGTAACCGAGTTCATTCGTTCATGCGTGTGAGTTATAGTCTTCGCAGCAGCATATCATTTGTCTGTACTGACCGCGCTGTGTGTCGTCTCTCTGCTGTTGTAGAAAATCGATGCACAGGCTATAGAAGAATTCTACGGTCTCACTTCTGAAATCTCCAAGAACTCTGAGTCGGGCTACATCCTCTTTTACCAGTCCAGGGACTAAATGTGCTGCAGCCGAGCGTCTCGACACAGGAATCAGGAGAAATGCTCTGTTCCCTATTTGTGGGGAGCGGCGGACCACAACACGCCACAGCAGCCCGCACGGGTGTCATGCCTGCCGGTGCAGCTGTAATTCATACTTGTGCTTTTACGCACTCAGCGCTGCAGCTCAGGCATGGaagcctcccctcctccccttccctctATGTACTAGCTGTTCCTCCTGGCCTCCATGTCCTTCCTCCCCACCCTCATCTCCTTCACTCTGATTGGATGCCGCTGCTGGGACAATGAGACGATAATGAATGAAAACTGTGTCAAGATTGTTTCTAAAAAAGACACTGAATGAGGGTTGTACAGATGATGGATGGTCGTATGAGTGGCGTATTAGTTTTTGCCTTGGGTGTGGGGTTGGATGGGTATTTAATAATTTGTATGATGTTATTATTGGCCTGGTGTCTTCACACACCCCCTCCACTGTTGTTCTGCACTGGGATTTACTGAGAGTGGATCATGTTTATGATCTTGGATGTTAAATAGGACGACTGTGGGATGAGTGTCCCACCTATGGGGCACACTGGGTTGTATATTTCTACAGTGTACAGGATGGTATTTGTATAAATATAACAAGAAGATATGATTATCATTGGAAAATGTTAGACCTTGAGAAGATGTATTAACACTATGGTGCACTTTTGATACCGTTTTGTAGGTGTTGGCAAGTTTAATGTGAGGGTTTGCTTAAAAAGGCCTGTTGTGAAGcgattattttctgttttaaagaaaaagaaataaagccAGTACGATTGAGGCAGGGTGTTGCTCTCTTTTCTGTGTCCCACAGGTGCGCACTGATGACTCATAGAGCTCAACGTCGCCACTTAGCGGTGGTACCTGGTAGCCCTGCTCTCCCACTGCAACAGGAGCTATTTTTAATCCATTCAGCCCCGAAAGGCAGGTGCTTTGGAAAAACGCCCACGCACACAGCCGACATAACGCTTGGTCAGCTAAGTGAGGCCACGTAAATGCACATCAACAAGTCACTCATCGGGCCCTCATCAGCACAGGTGTCTTCGAGGCACTGCTGCGAGGATGGAGAGATGAGGcagagaagatggaggacaaggggagggaggaggtgtgtgacacacacatcagggtTGCCGTTAATAGCACAGACAGGACCAGAATAGCTGGGCGTCGCAGGAGGAAAGCGAGTCTCCATCTCCCTAACTGAAACTCGAGTCGGCCAGCGCAAAATCCCCCAAAAAATAACAAGcgtgacaaacaaacaagtgacTTGTGCAGTTTGTTCACTTGAGCAGCAATAACCTTTATTAGTTGAGGGGAGAAATGTTGCAGCACGTAGTCATGCCTGCGGACAGAAAGCAAGTCTGCCTGTTAGAACAAGCGGCTACATAACCAAACAGgtacctggacacacacacacacacacacacacctgtctttGTCCTTGAGACAGCACGGACCAGACATCTGACGGAGTTCAGCCTGTCTTTGGGGGTCTAGCCCATTTGGGAcctccttcatcatcatcacccctcctccccctccccctcatcctcctcctcttcctctctcccgCCGCTGCTGCCCGCACAGCCGCAGTCCACGGCGATGCGCCGTTAACGGCAGAGCCGCTCCGcgcttttttctccttctcctttttctgcCATCATTCCCGCTttcagacagagaggagcagcatCCACCTCCCCGGGCTGCGTCTCTGTCCGCCGGCGCCGCACCATCTCCAATAACATGGAAATACAAGGCTGTCGTTCTTCCATCTAGACGGGAAGTCTCACCTCACAGTGTCAAGGTAGGTTGGTTGGGTGGCGGCACACTGGGATTATCGAGCATCCTTGACATGCATAGGGAAAAAAATGTAGCTCCCCCCATCCACCCACTCCAGCATCCTTGTGCTGACGTGGAGTAGCCGCTGTGTTTCTCTGATGCAAGGTGCAGAGAGGGTAAAACGGCACCATATGGCCACGACAGTGCGATGCATATATGGCGTTAGACACGGGATCCGTTTCCCTGACGGGGTGCGGTATCTTCCGCTGTGAAAAGCGGCATTCGCTGTTTGACAGCAGCTTGAATTATTGCCGGTGCCGGCGGAAGGTTATCGATATCCACTCTCAGGAAATATGGCCTGAAATTTGCTGCACAgcctgttttggttttcttttatgctttttttgtttccctggCGCatacataaagaaataaagctgTTCACGTGTGGTGTAACCCATAGGTCAGTGTTATAAAAGCCTAAACAGCTGCGTTTAATTCCCAGCGGAAAATAACATGACCTGTTAACTGTCTGCAGCTAAATTGTACCTTTCTAATGCCAAACGGTGATTatttaaaaagagacagaacTAAAGGTTAGTGTTTGCTCCTGTATATTGTGCCGTTATCTTGTGGAAATAGTAAAACAGGTTCTTTAAAACATCACAGATCCAGTGGCGTGCAgagaggtggggtgggggctggAGGGAAACAGCCTCcactgttttgtcttcattgcATGAAATTGTAAagctacaaaacaaacacacgtTAGAGACAGGGGCTTCAGATTTTGTGGTCTGGTCCTCCTTGTCCCTGTTGGTTCGGGGATTCTGGTCTCTGTGCGCAGTGCTGTTACACACTGTCTTTGTGTATGGAATATTCAACTCAGACATAAcagattgtttgtttgtgtcgaTTTCAGACGGGGGGAACAATGAGTGAAGAGCCAGCGGTCACCCCCAGCTGGCTGACCCCTGACCCCACAGCATGGGCCAGCGGAGGCGGGGGACCGGTGGACAACAGCACCAGCCTGGGGACGTTTCCACCAGACTCCCTCCCGCCCAGCCAGCTGCCCCTGCTTGTCAACCCCTGGGACATTGTGCTGTGCTCATCGGGGACTTTGATAGCCTGTGAGAACGCCCTGGTGGTGCTGGTGATCTGGCAGAACCCGGCACTCAGAGCCCCCATGTTCCTGCTGATTGGAAGCCTGGCGCTGGCCGACCTACTGGCCGGCCTGGGCCTGGTGCTTCACTTCACCTGTGCCTACTTGCTTCGTTCTGATGCGGCGCAGCTGCTGACCGTTGGCCTGGTCGTGGCCTCCTTTTCCGCCTCCGTCTTCAGCCTGCTGGCCATTACTATTGACCGCTACCTGTCGCTGTACTATGCTCTCACCTACAACTCGGAACGGACAGCGGCCTTCACCTACACTATGCTCGTGCTGCTGTGGGGCCTCTCCTTGTGTCTGGGCCTGCTGCCGGTCACGGGGGTCAACTGCCTGGCAGAAGAGGCCACATGCAGTGTGGTGCGGCCGCTCACAAAGAACAACATCGCCGTGCTGTCCGtctccttcctgctgctcttcgGCCTCATGCTGCAACTCTACGTCCAGATCTGCAAGATTGTGATGCGCCACGCTCACCAGATCGCCCTCCAGCACCACTTCCTGGCTGCTACACCCCACTACGTCACGACACGGAAGGGCGTGTCCACGCTGGCCATCATCCTGGGTACCTTTGCCGCCTGCTGGATGCCATTCACTGTCTACTCTCTGATCGCTGACTACACCTACCCTCCGCTGTACACTTACGCCACGCTGGTGCCTGCCACCTACAACTCTGTCATCAACCCGGTCATCTACGCCTTCAGGAACCAGGAGATCCAGAAGGCGCTGTGGCTGGTGTGCTGTGGCTGCGTGCCGGCCAGCGTGGCTCAGCGTGCACGGACCCCTAGCGATGTCTGACCAAGCAGACCCAGGTGGGCAGAGAGAGGCAGCCTGGGCAGCTCTGCTCCTCACTGGATCTGTCTGGTGTCAAAGAGAGCAGCGGCAGCGGAGGCCAGGGGAGATGGCAGAGGGCTGTGGCTTCACTTCCAGCTGGATGCGTTACTGGCAGAGGCAGTTTGGTTGGTTATCCACAGCCCACCTGGAtggatgacattttttttctttgttacacTCACCATAGGGCGAGGTGTCTTACTGTCTTCCCTAGGAAAGGCGGCCACTGCGTGGACTGCATCCCGCCCCCCTCCCGTTCATCCTGTGCCACGCCCTTCCTCTGTTCTGCACAAAGCCCCGAGTGCATCACGTGTTACAGGCAGCCGCTGTCTATATAATATGCATATAGTTAACAGCACTGGAGCTTTGGTTGACACGTGCTTGTCTTTCTTCTAGATGGGATTATTAGTTTGCGCCCCTGTGCGTGCGTAAAAGCGCGCGGCAGATTAACAAAGCAGTGTGTGcggtgaggagaggagaggagagagagcggCCGCGGATGATTGCGCAGGCATTTCCACATAAAGCCCGTCTGGAGCAGCATCCCGGCGCTCTCCTGCTGCACTCTGAACGTGCGTCGAAAGCTAAACAGCCGCGGAGAGCTAAAAATAGATCCGGCGCTCTCTGATCCGCGCCCTGCGTCCTCCACGCcgagaaagaaatcaaatcgtttcttcttctcctcgCCTCTTCGgttttctcttgtcttcttttgtctctgGATTGTGCGTGAAtgtgtttcagttcagctcGCGTCTGGGAGGCTCAAAACTAAGCCCCAGGAGACACCGCCGTTCACCCTCCTCCATATTTTATGATTAAGGCAGGCACCAAACCGAATACAGGACATAAACCTATCGAATTATGTAACCACCTTACATCCCTCCTCTCTCAATTTTTAAATGGAGATTGCTTAAGACTTTTTGAATGTCTCCAGATTATTAGATAATTTTAAATTATAGTTTATTCTAGAAAACCCTACAAATTTTATCGATGGTAATTCTTAAAGTATATTATCCATAAATGAATCCTATATGAGATTGAATTAACTTGCTTATAATCAAAACACTGCACCCTAACAGTGAAATTAAGGAAGTGATTTTTGTCTGGAGATCTGCAAAATCTGCACGTATTTCCGCTGGTTTGATATTTTTTGGCTCCTAAAGAGCCTCTCACCAGTCACATAATATCTGACCTGCATGCTAGACTTCAGTGTAATTTGCATGCACAGATTGAGTTCAGTGTTGAAGGTCCCATCGGCCACTGCAGGCGATGTGCCATAGTCCCCTGACATCATCGTGACcttaataattttgttttgtacaactTACCACAGTGCACCTCACATTTACCGCACTAGAGTCAACCCTGGATGGTCACAAGAGTTGCAccctttttatgtttttctgtatgGTTTTCGAATTCAGGGGCGCCCTGACAGCTCTGATTTGATCCATCCACCATTTGAGTTCAGCTATTTCAGCGGAGGCCCAAATCCCAACACCCACCAGCTGTTCTGAGTTAGTTATCCGTTATATCTTGGTCTCAAAATGAGTTCAAAAACCCAGCAAAACTTACAAGCTAATTCCTCATTCCTTCAGAATCATGTCAGCAATAACTAGCCGATGAATGGTAGTTATTTTTTAGATGTAAAGCAATACTCAGACGGCAATAACATTCACGTCCCACTATGACTTGTAGCGAACAGGCTCGGTGAGCTACAAGTGATGCGGTGGTAAGGTGGTAGAATAATCTCTCCTGGGCTGGAAAAAGTGGACGAGATGTAACGACTCATCTTCACGGTGGCACCGCTGCCTCATTCctctgcaatgttttttttggggggggccCAAAATCAGGCTTTGATCATTTGTCACACCAGGATGAACTTTTGTGTGTGGGGTTGTGGGGGCTCTTCCTTTTGTAAACATGTGAAGCGTCCTGATTGCTGCAGCCTCAAGTGTTGGTGTGTGATTTGggacagtttttttgttttcttttttttgtgtgtgcatacggTATGAGTTGCATGACCtctgggtgtgtgcatgtgcgtatctgtgtgtgtgtttgtgatccAGCAGCTCAGCAGACCATAATCTGTCTCCTATTGTTGTTGGGGGGGGTGACCCCCCTGACCTTTGAGGATGATGCTGCCAGTCTTCCTGTCAATTCTGAGAGAAGTGGCCTCGTTACGTGTTTGTAAAGCTTTTCGACAACACACAGGACTAGGATGTGGAAGCTCCAGCTCTTCAAGCCAAAGTGAAAGGGATTCTGAGTGATTTGGGATCCTAGTCCTGCTGCGTGTTCTCTGTCACCTCTATATCACAAATATTCTACTTTAAATCAATCTAGTCTGGTCGGGGCTGGTGTCCGTTAAGTGACCTCTGAATGATTCTATGAGCTAAAAACGGCCAATTCCAAATACAAAGATAACgcttcttctttccttccttgcTGCCTTCCCTCTCAGTGAGCCTGACGGAGGCTTTTGTGGACCTCCCAGTCTTCATCTTtctgatcagatcagatcagatgcAAAGCGTTAATAAAGGATTTGGGGGGATGTGAGCAAGGAATGCAGAAGAAGAGCAGTTTCTAAGCATTGGGATGCGGCCTGTGTATGTGAACTTGTGCACAGTGTCAGACTGAATCCTGTTGTTATTCAATGAGCACCAACAGATCAGGCTggcacataaaaaacaaaataaaaaaaaaacacatcacaaactCTTATTCCTTTACCTTTGGAGAAAAGTCTATTTTGTTATATTCATTGAAAAgttctatttttttccacttcagtcTGGCCTGAATTCTTTCGGATTCTGATGTTGTAT includes these proteins:
- the gpr12 gene encoding G-protein coupled receptor 12, with amino-acid sequence MSEEPAVTPSWLTPDPTAWASGGGGPVDNSTSLGTFPPDSLPPSQLPLLVNPWDIVLCSSGTLIACENALVVLVIWQNPALRAPMFLLIGSLALADLLAGLGLVLHFTCAYLLRSDAAQLLTVGLVVASFSASVFSLLAITIDRYLSLYYALTYNSERTAAFTYTMLVLLWGLSLCLGLLPVTGVNCLAEEATCSVVRPLTKNNIAVLSVSFLLLFGLMLQLYVQICKIVMRHAHQIALQHHFLAATPHYVTTRKGVSTLAIILGTFAACWMPFTVYSLIADYTYPPLYTYATLVPATYNSVINPVIYAFRNQEIQKALWLVCCGCVPASVAQRARTPSDV
- the usp12a gene encoding ubiquitin carboxyl-terminal hydrolase 12A yields the protein MEILMTVSKFASFCTMGANASALEKEIGSEQFPVNEHYFGLVNFGNTCYCNSVLQALYFCRPFREKILAYRSQPRRKENLLTCLADLFHSIANQKRKVGVIPPKKFITRLRKENELFDNYMQQDAHEFLNYLLNTIADLLQEERKQEKTNGRLANGTLDCQNNNSNATPAPTWVHEIFQGTLTNETRCLTCETISSKDEDFLDLSVDVEQNTSITHCLRGFSNTETLCSEYKYYCEECRSKQEAHKRMRVKKLPMILALHLKRFKYMEQLQRYTKLSYRVVFPLELRLFNTSGDATNPERLYDLVAVVVHCGSGPNRGHYIAIVKSHDFWLLFDDDIVEKIDAQAIEEFYGLTSEISKNSESGYILFYQSRD